From Hylaeus volcanicus isolate JK05 chromosome 2, UHH_iyHylVolc1.0_haploid, whole genome shotgun sequence, the proteins below share one genomic window:
- the LOC128872440 gene encoding dedicator of cytokinesis protein 3 isoform X1 produces MWTTTKTTKYGVAVYNWRGDTRYGLPLEIGETVQILEECAGWYRGFSTKNRTVKGIFPSSYIHLKPCKIENEGLFESVIPLEDPVVREVTLVLREWGGIWKRLYVEREDYKFNTLRKVMRELLEWRRQLLAGTLTTDQTRELKLRIINKVDWGNRKLGLDLVPRQGAHMVDPDTMSVVELYHVHVQSAENSQGASARGTLRRKEHKKVLTHHLHFCMRDFGHSIGEHAEIYFSLYNAKSSQYLSERFLVRISKEGFSSFVEKIHSNCTVFTDLGNADLGRDLYMVAHVMRCGRMLYSDSSKNKSGTATYRRPHGVAVLSLAEATQDHTEEIENTLKVYQGEEKDFHQLHEQIIRNNKCSPLPGQPNYGIEVTLRVLHGELSQVREENPLLFNNICLTKKLGFSDVIMPGDVRNDLYLNLERGEFERGGKSTGKNIEVTILVLDADGQPLEDCLFGAAGMEGSSEYQSLVIYHHNSPAWAETVRLAIPIDNFYGSHVRFEFRHCSTREKNDKKLFSFAFVRLMEPGGATLQDGLHELYIYKCEDRSKLDSLSYLSLPSSAREPNVSGSPAFSRSPKETVMVHTLLCSTKLTQNVDLLSLLQWKAHPERISEALGRVLRLDGEELVKFLQDILDALFSMFHTEDGNSTAHSGLVFQVLVSIFSLLEDSKFEHFKPVMDAYISGHFAAALVYKGLLSSVQHCADWASAAEKQEPIIKCFRSLEYIFKFIIQSRLLFARATAGQYEDSFKRDIYRVFAAFNTMLSNPFETVLHSQIALLHSISAVFEQLVAVLPVLEVAKLTCTMLDMVPREPPLQLTQAKLTAIKNLTTSSLFRDDDESRNLLLVTMCRHLRIHLVRREELRTCTDILGEILSFLHKRGRDANKVNNCIHHDVETLCLSILDVLIQTILIVINTSGTVLGCLVACLIGLLQLLDEYHYVRLWEELTHAGERKPLKDFLLRVFLVLRDLVRQEVFPPDWLVIRMQANNVILESLQELAQPLAFRFLHGSFDSQLWSTYFNLAVAYLTQPSLQLEQFSEVKREKIVEKYGDMRVLMGFQILSMWSHLGDRKLEFIPGMVGPFLEVTLVPESELRKATLHIFFDMMECEQRARGSFRSVESELIDKLDILISENKGDDEYRRLFNTMEHLSAVLLDRVQSEDPAWKDSGTAFITSITRLLERLLDYRSVIQGDENRDKRMSCTVNLLNFYKNEFNRKEMYLRYIYKLHDLHLAAENYTEAGFTMKLYADQLGWSSATLPPDHSHPQQPEWQRKELLYHKIIHYLDRGKCWEKGIPLCKELAVLYETKLYDYAKLSHVLKLQAKFLDNILTQLRPEPEYFRVGFYGLSFPLFVRNKLFIYRGLEYERIGAFTQRLQTEFPSAQILMKNSPPDETILASEGQYIQICNVKPIPEESSLACRGAEVPERIVAFYLVNDVRKFIFDRPLHRGPVDRENEFKSLWIERTALTTEAKLPGILRWFEVIEKRSELLAPVQYACETMQSVERELRRLVAQYTAEPHRNINPFSMRLQGIIDANVMGGITKYQEAFLTPEFARQNPDMVPHVNRLKALILDQMSVLEAGLTLHGQIAPPGVQPLHKRLNERFTQLKQGLGPLARQRTLLQDSIVNSPLPPLPVNEKQRPATLDTVGSRSSHADDGLLEDEGFYTKVDGCPPPIPQREVRPRSVGYGTTPPRPTHQRTLSKPLSPKLPLRHSLPTPTDGVEQTGLRTSWSEPGPEQAPPLPPRGCTPDKRDSNTNAGVVPPAPPKRLAYKRNTEWTTDDDVEGQNEPNDLRDSGISTASLLDFQSHLTNLNNLGYEDFEPRTRCNDIMNISPPSVMNALNVSTGNFVSGSFQVSQSLPGQEVSPPPIPPKAHQDTPSAPSTLERASSRVQSHGHSENYSVPKLQTLSVASDTESTV; encoded by the exons gAAACTGGGTTTGGATCTGGTACCTCGTCAGGGTGCCCACATGGTGGACCCGGATACCATGTCTGTCGTCGAACTTTATCACGTG CACGTGCAGAGCGCGGAAAACTCGCAGGGGGCGTCGGCGAGGGGAACCCTCAGACGAAAGGAGCACAAAAAGGTCCTGACGCATCACCTCCACTTCTGCATGAGGGACTTTGGTCATTCCATCGGCGAGCACGCCGAGATCTATTTCTCCCTGTACAACGCCAAGAGTTCTCAATACCTGAGCGAACGTTTCCTGGTGCGGATCTCGAAGGAGGGCTTCTCCAGCTTCGTGGAGAAGATCCACAGCAACTGCACGGTCTTTACCGATCTCGGTAACGCGGACCTTGGCAGGGATCTTTACATGGTCGCGCACGTGATGCGTTGCGGGAGAATGCTGTACTCCGATTCCAGCAAAAACAAATCAGGAACCGCCACGTACAGACGGCCCCACGGCGTCGCCGTTCTCTCCCTCGCCGAAGCCACGCAGGATCATACCGAGGAAATCGAGAACACGCTCAAG GTATATCAAGGAGAAGAGAAGGACTTTCACCAGCTGCACGAGCAGATCATTCGCAACAACAAGTGCTCCCCGCTTCCGGGGCAACCAAATTACGGCATAGAGGTGACTCTGCGCGTTCTTCACGGCGAATTGTCTCAGGTGAGGGAGGAGAATCCGTTGCTCTTCAACAACATCTGTCTGACGAAGAAACTCGGCTTCTCCGACGTGATCATGCCGGGCGACGTACGGAACGACTTGTACCTGAATTTGGAGCGCGGAGAGTTCGAGCGGGGTGGAAAGTCGACCGGGAAAAATATCGAG GTAACGATATTGGTGTTGGACGCCGACGGGCAGCCTTTGGAAGACTGCTTGTTCGGAGCCGCTGGAATGGAGGGCAGCTCCGAGTACCAAAGTTTAGTCATTTACCATCACAACAGTCCTGCCTGGGCCGAAACCGTTCGCTTGGCGATACCCATCGACAACTTTTACGGGAGCCACGTTCGTTTCGAGTTTCGACACTGCTCCA CGCGCGAGAAAAACGACAAGAAGCTGTTCTCCTTCGCGTTCGTGCGCCTCATGGAACCCGGAGGAGCCACGCTTCAGGATGGCCTTCACGAGTTGTACATTTACAAGTGCGAGGACCGATCCAAGTTGGATTCGTTGAGTTACCTATCTCTGCCAAGTAGCGCGCGGGAACCAAACGTGTCAG GTTCTCCAGCGTTCTCCAGATCCCCGAAGGAGACCGTGATGGTGCACACGTTGCTTTGCAGCACGAAATTGACGCAAAACGTCGATTTGCTGAGCCTGCTTCAGTGGAAAGCCCATCCCGAACGTATCTCGGAGGCTCTGGGTCGCGTGTTGCGGCTCGACGGCGAGGAGTTGGTAAAGTTCTTGCAGGACATCTTGGACGCGCTCTTCTCGATGTTTCACACGGAGGACGGGAACTCCACGGCCCACTCGGGCCTGGTCTTTCAAGTGTTGGTCTCCATCTTCAGCCTCCTCGAGGACTCCAAGTTCGAGCACTTCAAGCCGGTGATGGACGCTTACATTTCCGGCCACTTCGCCGCGGCGTTGGTGTACAAGGGTCTCCTGAGCAGCGTTCAACATTGCGCGGATTGGGCTAGCGCCGCGGAGAAGCAGGAACCCATCATCAAGTGCTTCCGTTCTCTCGAGTACATTTTCAAGTTCATCATCCAAAGTCGACTCCTGTTCGCGAGAGCGACGGCCGGCCAGTATGAGGACAGCTTCAAACGAGACATCTATCGCGTGTTCGCGGCGTTCAACACGATGCTGAGCAACCCGTTCGAGACGGTGCTTCATTCACAGATCGCTCTGCTCCACTCGATCTCGGCGGTTTTCGAGCAGCTGGTCGCCGTATTGCCGGTGCTGGAGGTGGCCAAGCTGACCTGCACGATGCTCGACATGGTGCCGCGAGAGCCGCCGTTGCAGCTCACGCAGGCCAAACTGACGGCCATCAAGAATCTGACCACGTCCTCGTTGTtccgcgacgacgacgagagTCGAAACTTGCTTCTGGTCACCATGTGTAGACACCTGAGGATTCACTTGGTCAGACGGGAGGAACTGCGCACCTGCACCGATATCCTCGGGGAGATACTCAGCTTTCTGCACAAGAGGGGACGCGACGCGAACAAAGTGAACAACTGCATTCACCACGACGTGGAGACTTTGTGCCTGTCGATCCTCGACGTTTTGATACAGACCATTCTGATCGTGATAAACACGAGCGGCACCGTTTTGGGCTGTCTGGTAGCTTGCCTGATCGGGCTGCTTCAGCTTCTCGACGAATATCACTACGTCAGACTTTGGGAAGAGTTGACGCACGCCGGTGAACGAAAGCCCCTCAAGGACTTTCTTCTGCGAGTGTTTCTGGTCCTTCGCGACCTCGTCAGGCAAGAGGTGTTCCCTCCCGATTGGCTGGTGATCAGAATGCAGGCAAACAACGTGATCCTCGAGTCTTTGCAAGAGCTCGCTCAGCCTCTGGCTTTTCGTTTTCTGCACGGCAGCTTCGACTCGCAGCTCTGGTCGACGTATTTCAATTTGGCCGTGGCATATCTCACCCAGCCATCCCTCCAGCTCGAGCAGTTCTCCGAGGTGAAGCGTGAAAAGATCGTCGAAAAGTACGGGGACATGAGGGTACTGATGGGCTTCCAAATACTCTCGATGTGGTCCCATTTGGGCGATCGTAAGCTGGAATTCATTCCTGGAATGGTGGGACCGTTCTTAGAGGTCACTCTGGTCCCTGAAAGCGAGCTGAGGAAAGCTACTCTGCACATCTTTTTCGACATGATGGAGTGCGAGCAACGGGCTCGAGGCAGCTTCAGGTCCGTCGAGTCGGAATTGATCGACAAACTGGACATCTTGATCAGCGAGAACAAAGGCGACGACGAGTACAGGCGGTTGTTCAACACTAT GGAACACCTCAGCGCCGT ACTATTGGACAGAGTCCAGTCCGAGGATCCCGCATGGAAAGACAGCGGAACGGCGTTCATCACTTCGATCACGCGGCTACTGGAAAGACTGTTGGACTACAGAAGCGTGATTCAAGGCGACGAAAATCGCGACAAGCGTATGTCGTGTACCGTTAATTTATTG aatttctacaaaaatgaGTTCAACCGAAAGGAGATGTACCTGCGATACATATACAAACTTCACGATCTGCACCTGGCGGCCGAGAACTACACAGAGGCAGGATTCACGATGAAACTGTACGCCGATCAACTTGGCTGGAGTTCCGCGACCCTGCCCCCCGATCACTCGCATCCCCAGCAACCAGAGTGGCAGAGAAAGGAGCTCCTCTATCACAAGATCATTCACTATTTGGACCGAGGCAAGTGTTGGGAGAAGGGCATCCCCTTGTGCAAGGAATTGGCGGTGCTGTACGAAACCAAATTGTACGATTACGCGAAACTGAGTCACGTTTTAAAGCTGCAAGCCAAGTTCCTGGACAACATACTCACGCAGCTTCGACCGGAACCGGAGTACTTCCGTGTCGGTTTCTACGGTCTTAGTTTTCCACTTTTCGTTAGG AATAAACTATTCATCTATCGCGGTTTAGAGTACGAGCGAATAGGGGCATTCACGCAACGACTACAGACCGAATTTCCAAGCGCACAGATATTAATGAAGAATTCCCCGCCCGACGAAACCATCCTCGCATCCGAGGGACAAT ATATACAAATTTGCAACGTGAAACCGATACCCGAGGAGAGCAGTCTGGCATGTCGGGGTGCAGAAGTCCCGGAGAGGATCGTTGCGTTCTATTTAGTGAACGACGTCCGAAAGTTTATCTTCGATAGGCCGCTTCACAGGGGCCCGGTCGATCGCGAGAACGAGTTCAAGTCTCTCTGGATCGAGAGGACCGCGCTGACTACCGAGGCCAAGCTACCCGGTATATTGAGGTGGTTCGAGGTGATCGAGAAGAGATCCGAGTTGCTGGCACCTGTACAGTACGCCTGCGAAACGATGCAGAGCGTGGAGAGAGAACTGAGGAGACTAGTCGCGCAATACACTGCCGAACCTCATCGAAATATTAATCCTTTCAGCATGAGACTTCAGGGAATCATCGACGCGAACGTGATGGGCGGCATCACCAAATATCAAGAAGCCTTTCTTACTCCTGAATTCGCTAGACAGAATCCCGACATGGTGCCGCACGTGAACCGACTGAAAGCTTTGATTCTCGATCAGATGAGCGTTTTGGAAGCTGGGCTCACTTTACATGGGCAGATCGCTCCACCGGGAGTACAGCCATTACACAAAAGACTGAACGAAAGATTTACGCAGTTAAAGCAAGGTCTCGGGCCGTTGGCTAGGCAACGCACGCTTCTTCAGGACAGCATCGTCAA CTCACCGCTGCCTCCGTTACCCGTAAACGAGAAGCAACGACCGGCTACGTTGGATACCGTTGGCTCCAGATCCTCTCACGCGGACGACGGTCTGCTGGAAGACGAAGGGTTCTACACAAAAGTGGACGGCTGCCCGCCACCTATTCCGCAACGAGAAGTGCGGCCACGTTCGGTGGGTTACGGCACCACCCCGCCTAGACCCACGCATCAGAGAACCCTGAGTAAACCGCTCAGTCCGAAGTTGCCGTTGAGACACTCTTTGCCGACACCGACAGACGGCGTCGAACAGACGGGCTTGAGGACTTCTTGGAGCGAGCCTGGTCCCGAACAAGCCCCGCCGCTGCCGCCTAGAGGTTGCA CGCCCGACAAGAGGGATTCGAATACGAACGCCGGTGTCGTTCCACCCGCGCCGCCGAAGCGTTTAGCGTACAAGCGTAACACCGAATGGACCACCGACGACGACGTGGAGGGACAGAACGAACCGAACGATCTCCGCGACAGCGGCATATCGACGGCTAGTCTGTTGGACTTTCAATCGCACTTGACCAACTTGAACAACCTTGGTTACGAGGATTTCGAGCCACGAACGAGATGCAACGATATCATGAACATTTCACCACCATCCGTGATGAACGCGCTAAACGTTTCCACGGGGAATTTTGTAAGCGGCTCGTTTCAGGTCTCGCAATCTCTGCCCGGTCAAGAG GTTAGTCCACCGCCAATTCCACCCAAGGCTCACCAAGACACGCCGTCGGCCCCGTCGACTTTGGAGAGGGCCTCCAGTCGCGTGCAATCGCACGGCCACAGCGAGAACTACTCGGTGCCGAAACTTCAAACGCTGTCCGTAGCGTCTGACACAGAAAGCACCGTGTAG
- the LOC128872440 gene encoding dedicator of cytokinesis protein 3 isoform X2, with protein MWTTTKTTKYGVAVYNWRGDTRYGLPLEIGETVQILEECAGWYRGFSTKNRTVKGIFPSSYIHLKPCKIENEGLFESVIPLEDPVVREVTLVLREWGGIWKRLYVEREDYKFNTLRKVMRELLEWRRQLLAGTLTTDQTRELKLRIINKVDWGNRKLGLDLVPRQGAHMVDPDTMSVVELYHVHVQSAENSQGASARGTLRRKEHKKVLTHHLHFCMRDFGHSIGEHAEIYFSLYNAKSSQYLSERFLVRISKEGFSSFVEKIHSNCTVFTDLGNADLGRDLYMVAHVMRCGRMLYSDSSKNKSGTATYRRPHGVAVLSLAEATQDHTEEIENTLKVYQGEEKDFHQLHEQIIRNNKCSPLPGQPNYGIEVTLRVLHGELSQVREENPLLFNNICLTKKLGFSDVIMPGDVRNDLYLNLERGEFERGGKSTGKNIEVTILVLDADGQPLEDCLFGAAGMEGSSEYQSLVIYHHNSPAWAETVRLAIPIDNFYGSHVRFEFRHCSTREKNDKKLFSFAFVRLMEPGGATLQDGLHELYIYKCEDRSKLDSLSYLSLPSSAREPNVSGSPAFSRSPKETVMVHTLLCSTKLTQNVDLLSLLQWKAHPERISEALGRVLRLDGEELVKFLQDILDALFSMFHTEDGNSTAHSGLVFQVLVSIFSLLEDSKFEHFKPVMDAYISGHFAAALVYKGLLSSVQHCADWASAAEKQEPIIKCFRSLEYIFKFIIQSRLLFARATAGQYEDSFKRDIYRVFAAFNTMLSNPFETVLHSQIALLHSISAVFEQLVAVLPVLEVAKLTCTMLDMVPREPPLQLTQAKLTAIKNLTTSSLFRDDDESRNLLLVTMCRHLRIHLVRREELRTCTDILGEILSFLHKRGRDANKVNNCIHHDVETLCLSILDVLIQTILIVINTSGTVLGCLVACLIGLLQLLDEYHYVRLWEELTHAGERKPLKDFLLRVFLVLRDLVRQEVFPPDWLVIRMQANNVILESLQELAQPLAFRFLHGSFDSQLWSTYFNLAVAYLTQPSLQLEQFSEVKREKIVEKYGDMRVLMGFQILSMWSHLGDRKLEFIPGMVGPFLEVTLVPESELRKATLHIFFDMMECEQRARGSFRSVESELIDKLDILISENKGDDEYRRLFNTILLDRVQSEDPAWKDSGTAFITSITRLLERLLDYRSVIQGDENRDKRMSCTVNLLNFYKNEFNRKEMYLRYIYKLHDLHLAAENYTEAGFTMKLYADQLGWSSATLPPDHSHPQQPEWQRKELLYHKIIHYLDRGKCWEKGIPLCKELAVLYETKLYDYAKLSHVLKLQAKFLDNILTQLRPEPEYFRVGFYGLSFPLFVRNKLFIYRGLEYERIGAFTQRLQTEFPSAQILMKNSPPDETILASEGQYIQICNVKPIPEESSLACRGAEVPERIVAFYLVNDVRKFIFDRPLHRGPVDRENEFKSLWIERTALTTEAKLPGILRWFEVIEKRSELLAPVQYACETMQSVERELRRLVAQYTAEPHRNINPFSMRLQGIIDANVMGGITKYQEAFLTPEFARQNPDMVPHVNRLKALILDQMSVLEAGLTLHGQIAPPGVQPLHKRLNERFTQLKQGLGPLARQRTLLQDSIVNSPLPPLPVNEKQRPATLDTVGSRSSHADDGLLEDEGFYTKVDGCPPPIPQREVRPRSVGYGTTPPRPTHQRTLSKPLSPKLPLRHSLPTPTDGVEQTGLRTSWSEPGPEQAPPLPPRGCTPDKRDSNTNAGVVPPAPPKRLAYKRNTEWTTDDDVEGQNEPNDLRDSGISTASLLDFQSHLTNLNNLGYEDFEPRTRCNDIMNISPPSVMNALNVSTGNFVSGSFQVSQSLPGQEVSPPPIPPKAHQDTPSAPSTLERASSRVQSHGHSENYSVPKLQTLSVASDTESTV; from the exons gAAACTGGGTTTGGATCTGGTACCTCGTCAGGGTGCCCACATGGTGGACCCGGATACCATGTCTGTCGTCGAACTTTATCACGTG CACGTGCAGAGCGCGGAAAACTCGCAGGGGGCGTCGGCGAGGGGAACCCTCAGACGAAAGGAGCACAAAAAGGTCCTGACGCATCACCTCCACTTCTGCATGAGGGACTTTGGTCATTCCATCGGCGAGCACGCCGAGATCTATTTCTCCCTGTACAACGCCAAGAGTTCTCAATACCTGAGCGAACGTTTCCTGGTGCGGATCTCGAAGGAGGGCTTCTCCAGCTTCGTGGAGAAGATCCACAGCAACTGCACGGTCTTTACCGATCTCGGTAACGCGGACCTTGGCAGGGATCTTTACATGGTCGCGCACGTGATGCGTTGCGGGAGAATGCTGTACTCCGATTCCAGCAAAAACAAATCAGGAACCGCCACGTACAGACGGCCCCACGGCGTCGCCGTTCTCTCCCTCGCCGAAGCCACGCAGGATCATACCGAGGAAATCGAGAACACGCTCAAG GTATATCAAGGAGAAGAGAAGGACTTTCACCAGCTGCACGAGCAGATCATTCGCAACAACAAGTGCTCCCCGCTTCCGGGGCAACCAAATTACGGCATAGAGGTGACTCTGCGCGTTCTTCACGGCGAATTGTCTCAGGTGAGGGAGGAGAATCCGTTGCTCTTCAACAACATCTGTCTGACGAAGAAACTCGGCTTCTCCGACGTGATCATGCCGGGCGACGTACGGAACGACTTGTACCTGAATTTGGAGCGCGGAGAGTTCGAGCGGGGTGGAAAGTCGACCGGGAAAAATATCGAG GTAACGATATTGGTGTTGGACGCCGACGGGCAGCCTTTGGAAGACTGCTTGTTCGGAGCCGCTGGAATGGAGGGCAGCTCCGAGTACCAAAGTTTAGTCATTTACCATCACAACAGTCCTGCCTGGGCCGAAACCGTTCGCTTGGCGATACCCATCGACAACTTTTACGGGAGCCACGTTCGTTTCGAGTTTCGACACTGCTCCA CGCGCGAGAAAAACGACAAGAAGCTGTTCTCCTTCGCGTTCGTGCGCCTCATGGAACCCGGAGGAGCCACGCTTCAGGATGGCCTTCACGAGTTGTACATTTACAAGTGCGAGGACCGATCCAAGTTGGATTCGTTGAGTTACCTATCTCTGCCAAGTAGCGCGCGGGAACCAAACGTGTCAG GTTCTCCAGCGTTCTCCAGATCCCCGAAGGAGACCGTGATGGTGCACACGTTGCTTTGCAGCACGAAATTGACGCAAAACGTCGATTTGCTGAGCCTGCTTCAGTGGAAAGCCCATCCCGAACGTATCTCGGAGGCTCTGGGTCGCGTGTTGCGGCTCGACGGCGAGGAGTTGGTAAAGTTCTTGCAGGACATCTTGGACGCGCTCTTCTCGATGTTTCACACGGAGGACGGGAACTCCACGGCCCACTCGGGCCTGGTCTTTCAAGTGTTGGTCTCCATCTTCAGCCTCCTCGAGGACTCCAAGTTCGAGCACTTCAAGCCGGTGATGGACGCTTACATTTCCGGCCACTTCGCCGCGGCGTTGGTGTACAAGGGTCTCCTGAGCAGCGTTCAACATTGCGCGGATTGGGCTAGCGCCGCGGAGAAGCAGGAACCCATCATCAAGTGCTTCCGTTCTCTCGAGTACATTTTCAAGTTCATCATCCAAAGTCGACTCCTGTTCGCGAGAGCGACGGCCGGCCAGTATGAGGACAGCTTCAAACGAGACATCTATCGCGTGTTCGCGGCGTTCAACACGATGCTGAGCAACCCGTTCGAGACGGTGCTTCATTCACAGATCGCTCTGCTCCACTCGATCTCGGCGGTTTTCGAGCAGCTGGTCGCCGTATTGCCGGTGCTGGAGGTGGCCAAGCTGACCTGCACGATGCTCGACATGGTGCCGCGAGAGCCGCCGTTGCAGCTCACGCAGGCCAAACTGACGGCCATCAAGAATCTGACCACGTCCTCGTTGTtccgcgacgacgacgagagTCGAAACTTGCTTCTGGTCACCATGTGTAGACACCTGAGGATTCACTTGGTCAGACGGGAGGAACTGCGCACCTGCACCGATATCCTCGGGGAGATACTCAGCTTTCTGCACAAGAGGGGACGCGACGCGAACAAAGTGAACAACTGCATTCACCACGACGTGGAGACTTTGTGCCTGTCGATCCTCGACGTTTTGATACAGACCATTCTGATCGTGATAAACACGAGCGGCACCGTTTTGGGCTGTCTGGTAGCTTGCCTGATCGGGCTGCTTCAGCTTCTCGACGAATATCACTACGTCAGACTTTGGGAAGAGTTGACGCACGCCGGTGAACGAAAGCCCCTCAAGGACTTTCTTCTGCGAGTGTTTCTGGTCCTTCGCGACCTCGTCAGGCAAGAGGTGTTCCCTCCCGATTGGCTGGTGATCAGAATGCAGGCAAACAACGTGATCCTCGAGTCTTTGCAAGAGCTCGCTCAGCCTCTGGCTTTTCGTTTTCTGCACGGCAGCTTCGACTCGCAGCTCTGGTCGACGTATTTCAATTTGGCCGTGGCATATCTCACCCAGCCATCCCTCCAGCTCGAGCAGTTCTCCGAGGTGAAGCGTGAAAAGATCGTCGAAAAGTACGGGGACATGAGGGTACTGATGGGCTTCCAAATACTCTCGATGTGGTCCCATTTGGGCGATCGTAAGCTGGAATTCATTCCTGGAATGGTGGGACCGTTCTTAGAGGTCACTCTGGTCCCTGAAAGCGAGCTGAGGAAAGCTACTCTGCACATCTTTTTCGACATGATGGAGTGCGAGCAACGGGCTCGAGGCAGCTTCAGGTCCGTCGAGTCGGAATTGATCGACAAACTGGACATCTTGATCAGCGAGAACAAAGGCGACGACGAGTACAGGCGGTTGTTCAACACTAT ACTATTGGACAGAGTCCAGTCCGAGGATCCCGCATGGAAAGACAGCGGAACGGCGTTCATCACTTCGATCACGCGGCTACTGGAAAGACTGTTGGACTACAGAAGCGTGATTCAAGGCGACGAAAATCGCGACAAGCGTATGTCGTGTACCGTTAATTTATTG aatttctacaaaaatgaGTTCAACCGAAAGGAGATGTACCTGCGATACATATACAAACTTCACGATCTGCACCTGGCGGCCGAGAACTACACAGAGGCAGGATTCACGATGAAACTGTACGCCGATCAACTTGGCTGGAGTTCCGCGACCCTGCCCCCCGATCACTCGCATCCCCAGCAACCAGAGTGGCAGAGAAAGGAGCTCCTCTATCACAAGATCATTCACTATTTGGACCGAGGCAAGTGTTGGGAGAAGGGCATCCCCTTGTGCAAGGAATTGGCGGTGCTGTACGAAACCAAATTGTACGATTACGCGAAACTGAGTCACGTTTTAAAGCTGCAAGCCAAGTTCCTGGACAACATACTCACGCAGCTTCGACCGGAACCGGAGTACTTCCGTGTCGGTTTCTACGGTCTTAGTTTTCCACTTTTCGTTAGG AATAAACTATTCATCTATCGCGGTTTAGAGTACGAGCGAATAGGGGCATTCACGCAACGACTACAGACCGAATTTCCAAGCGCACAGATATTAATGAAGAATTCCCCGCCCGACGAAACCATCCTCGCATCCGAGGGACAAT ATATACAAATTTGCAACGTGAAACCGATACCCGAGGAGAGCAGTCTGGCATGTCGGGGTGCAGAAGTCCCGGAGAGGATCGTTGCGTTCTATTTAGTGAACGACGTCCGAAAGTTTATCTTCGATAGGCCGCTTCACAGGGGCCCGGTCGATCGCGAGAACGAGTTCAAGTCTCTCTGGATCGAGAGGACCGCGCTGACTACCGAGGCCAAGCTACCCGGTATATTGAGGTGGTTCGAGGTGATCGAGAAGAGATCCGAGTTGCTGGCACCTGTACAGTACGCCTGCGAAACGATGCAGAGCGTGGAGAGAGAACTGAGGAGACTAGTCGCGCAATACACTGCCGAACCTCATCGAAATATTAATCCTTTCAGCATGAGACTTCAGGGAATCATCGACGCGAACGTGATGGGCGGCATCACCAAATATCAAGAAGCCTTTCTTACTCCTGAATTCGCTAGACAGAATCCCGACATGGTGCCGCACGTGAACCGACTGAAAGCTTTGATTCTCGATCAGATGAGCGTTTTGGAAGCTGGGCTCACTTTACATGGGCAGATCGCTCCACCGGGAGTACAGCCATTACACAAAAGACTGAACGAAAGATTTACGCAGTTAAAGCAAGGTCTCGGGCCGTTGGCTAGGCAACGCACGCTTCTTCAGGACAGCATCGTCAA CTCACCGCTGCCTCCGTTACCCGTAAACGAGAAGCAACGACCGGCTACGTTGGATACCGTTGGCTCCAGATCCTCTCACGCGGACGACGGTCTGCTGGAAGACGAAGGGTTCTACACAAAAGTGGACGGCTGCCCGCCACCTATTCCGCAACGAGAAGTGCGGCCACGTTCGGTGGGTTACGGCACCACCCCGCCTAGACCCACGCATCAGAGAACCCTGAGTAAACCGCTCAGTCCGAAGTTGCCGTTGAGACACTCTTTGCCGACACCGACAGACGGCGTCGAACAGACGGGCTTGAGGACTTCTTGGAGCGAGCCTGGTCCCGAACAAGCCCCGCCGCTGCCGCCTAGAGGTTGCA CGCCCGACAAGAGGGATTCGAATACGAACGCCGGTGTCGTTCCACCCGCGCCGCCGAAGCGTTTAGCGTACAAGCGTAACACCGAATGGACCACCGACGACGACGTGGAGGGACAGAACGAACCGAACGATCTCCGCGACAGCGGCATATCGACGGCTAGTCTGTTGGACTTTCAATCGCACTTGACCAACTTGAACAACCTTGGTTACGAGGATTTCGAGCCACGAACGAGATGCAACGATATCATGAACATTTCACCACCATCCGTGATGAACGCGCTAAACGTTTCCACGGGGAATTTTGTAAGCGGCTCGTTTCAGGTCTCGCAATCTCTGCCCGGTCAAGAG GTTAGTCCACCGCCAATTCCACCCAAGGCTCACCAAGACACGCCGTCGGCCCCGTCGACTTTGGAGAGGGCCTCCAGTCGCGTGCAATCGCACGGCCACAGCGAGAACTACTCGGTGCCGAAACTTCAAACGCTGTCCGTAGCGTCTGACACAGAAAGCACCGTGTAG